In the genome of Candidatus Promineifilum breve, the window TATCGCCGAAGCCGCGATTGGACACCTCCACCAGCAGGGGCAGCGTGCCCGCCTCGGCATAGGTGCGCGCCGTGTAGCCCACCGGCCAGGCGGGCGAACTGAATGCGATGTCGGCCGGGGCCAGCAGCGCCCACGTGTCGCCCCGGTAGCGGAAGCCCTGGGTCAATAGAAAGCGCAGGGCGTCCTGATTGGCGGCGTCCACGTCAATCGTCAGCCAGCGGGCGCGCCAGGCCTGGGCCTGGGCCGCGATTTCCGCCAGCAGCCGACCGCCGACGCCCTGCCGCCGCCAGGCCGGATGGACGCGCAAATCGGCGTAGCAGCGATCCACGTTCTGCCGCAACAGTACGCCATAGCCGACCACTTCGCCCGCCCGGTCGGGGGCAACGGCCACCCAGCGGCACACGTCGGGCGCGGCCGGCGATGCCGCCAGCCGTTCGGCGGTCAGCGAGGGCGCACGCCCGGCGGCCTCGTCCACGGCGTTGTGGACGGCGACCAGCGCGGCGGTGTCGGCGGCCTGGAACGGCCGCGCCACGACCGCCATTAGCCGCCCTCGGGGTTCGGCCGCGCGATTTCGGGCACGTAGCCGCGCTTGTAGACCAGCACCGTGCGCTTGTAGGTGATGACGATTTGGCCGTCCTGGTTGTAGCCGGTGGTGCGGAAGCTGACGATGCCCTGATGCGGCCGGCTGTTCGACTCGCGCTTCTCCAGCACCTCGCTCTGGGCGTAGACGGTGTCGCCCTCGTACAGCGGGTTGGGCAGGCGCACCTCGTCCCAGCCCAGATTGACCGCATTCTGGGAAATATCGGTGACCGACATGCCCATCACCAGCGCCAGGGTGAGAGCCGAGTTGACCAGCGGCGTGCCCCACTCCGTCTTGGCCGAGTAGGCGCTGTCGAAGTGGACGGGGTTGCTGTTCATCGTCAGCAGCGAGAACCAGATGTTGTCGTTCTGCGTGACGGTGCGGCCGAGCGGGTGCCGGTACACGTCGCCGACCTCGAAATCCTCGAAGACGCGGCCTTGCCAGCCTTGTTTGATAGTCATCATTTCACCTCCAAGCTTCTAGCATAGCGGAAAGGTGAAAGGCGGCCAATTAGATTGAGGGGCAGGCGGGGAAGGACGTCAGGCGCGTTTGCGGGCCATGGCCAGCAGATGAGCTGTGCGCTGGGGCTGCTCATCCAGCCCGCGCGATTCCCAGCCGCTGATGACATTGCCGGCCATGGCCTGGGCCGTTGATAGCGGGTGGCGCGGGGTTAACGTGCGCAGACCGAGATAGCGGTATTTGCCGGTTTTGATCCCCCACCGCACGTCAACCGCGTCAAAGTGCA includes:
- a CDS encoding GNAT family N-acetyltransferase, with amino-acid sequence MAVVARPFQAADTAALVAVHNAVDEAAGRAPSLTAERLAASPAAPDVCRWVAVAPDRAGEVVGYGVLLRQNVDRCYADLRVHPAWRRQGVGGRLLAEIAAQAQAWRARWLTIDVDAANQDALRFLLTQGFRYRGDTWALLAPADIAFSSPAWPVGYTARTYAEAGTLPLLVEVSNRGFGDMWGHWENSPGLVDEAHMAHTLEQFDAAGIFLVFDASGAAVAHCRTIAAGDAEQPHILDEPGIVPEHRAAGLHAPLVLTAAHWLRAQGERPIRLESWGDTADTVALYTSLGFTLIEHEVSYVRELTQ
- a CDS encoding MaoC family dehydratase, producing MTIKQGWQGRVFEDFEVGDVYRHPLGRTVTQNDNIWFSLLTMNSNPVHFDSAYSAKTEWGTPLVNSALTLALVMGMSVTDISQNAVNLGWDEVRLPNPLYEGDTVYAQSEVLEKRESNSRPHQGIVSFRTTGYNQDGQIVITYKRTVLVYKRGYVPEIARPNPEGG